The DNA segment GAGGACCGTGTACGTGGGGCGAAGGGCTCTCGTGAGATGGGTCCTCAGGTTCACCACGAAGACCGTGTGGAAGTCGGGCCAGAGGCCGGAGGCTTCCAAACGGTCGTCCAGGACGGGACCGGGCAAGGCGCTCACCTCCTGTTGCCTCTACAAAACCACCGCCACCTCGTCGCGGTCCATGCGGTCGATGCAGGTCTGGAGCTTGGTGGAGAGGTAGGGGTCGTCCCGGACGGCGTGCCGCACCTGGCGGAGGAGGTCGATGGCCCGGCGGAAGGCGTAGACCACGTCGCCCTCGTCGAAGTCGCCCCGCCGGAGGATCTCGGCGAAGGTCTCGCCCGCGCTCCAGTGGTAGGCGAGGAGGGCCAGGTAGTCGTGAAAGCGCACGGTGGGCTCCTGGCCGAAGGAGCGCTCCATCTCCTGGAGGAACTGAACCGTTGCCTCCACCCGGGCGGTCTCGAAGACGTGGTGGCGCAGGCGGCGCTCGGTGCGCCGGGGCTCGTAGTCGATGGAGACGGCCAGGGCGTTCAGCGCGTCGGGCTCCAGCTCGTGGAGCCAGCCGTCGAAGTGGAGCTCGGTGACCAGGAGCTCCTGGATGTTGATCTTGGAGGCGAAGAACCCCCGGGCCGTGAGCTGGCCGTCGCGCACGTAGTCCAGCGCCTCCAGGAGCGCCCGTTTCTGCCGGTAGCTCTCCAGGAAGCGCTCGGGCGACGGCAGGTGGGCCAGGCGCTCCCGGAGCTGGTCCACGCGCTTGCCCAGGCGGCGGTAGGCCGGAAGCAGGTCCCGGCAGCGGTCCACCACCGAGGTGGGGCAGCCTGCCACCCCGAGCGCCTGGAGCGCCGCCTCTTCCTCCCGGATCTCCTTGCGCAGCCGTTTGACGCCTCGGTGCTTTCCCTGGGCCAGACGGCTCGCCACCTCCCGCCGCTTCTCCTCCAGGGCAGCCACCCGCTCCATGAGGGTGATGGGGCAGCGGTCCGTCTCCATGTAGGCGCAGCCCTGGATGCGCAGCCGCTCCGCCTCCAGCTGGCGCAGGCGCGCCTCGTGCTCCCGGCGCTCCTGGCCAGCCTGGAAGGTGGCGAAGCTCTTGGAGAGGATGCGGGCCACCTCGTCCTGGTCGTAGCCCTCCACCAGGTTGAGCACCGTGTTGTAGGAGAGGGCGAAGCGGCTCCGGATCGCCTCCACGTCCTTCTCGTCCATGGAGGGGAGTTCCTGGGGCACATAGTAGTTGAAGTCCACCAGGGTGACCACGTCGCCCTGGGCGTCGATGCCCCGCCGGCCCGCGCGGCCTGCCATCTGGAAGTACTCCCGGTTGAGGAGCGATCGGAAGCTCCGCCCGTCCCACTTGCTGTAGGAGTCGAAGCAGACCGAGCGGCAGGGGAAGTTGATGCCCACCGCAAAGGTCTCGGTGCAGTAGAGCACCCGGATGAGACGACGTTCGAAGAGCTCCTCCACCACGTCCTTCACCACCGGGAGGAGGCCCGCGTGGTGGTAGGCGATGCCCTTCAGGAGGAGGGTGCGCATGGACCGGAGGCGCTGGGCGCCCACGCTGCCCTTGCGGGTGCCGTCGGAGGGGACGCGGGTCTCCAGGGCTTCCTGGATCACGTCGTCCACCTCCTGCTGCTCGCCCGGGCCCAGGTACGCCTTGCCCGTGCGCGCGAGCTCGAGGGCATTCAGCTCGCACTTGCGGCGGCTGAAGGTGAAGAAGAGGACGGGGAAGAGGCCTGGCGGCAGGTTCTCCAGCAGGTCCAGGTGGGTGGTGGGCTCGAAGCGGAAGGGGAGCCGGGCCCGGTCCGAGAACTTCAGGCCCGCCCGGTGCAGGTAGCGGCGGTAGCGCCTCTCGAGGGTGTCCCGGGTGGTGAAGCCCAGGCTGCGCTCGAAGAGGTGGTGCTCCAGCGGTACCGCCCGCTCGCCCTGGTAGACCACCCGAACGGGGTGGCCATGCACCTGGCTGGTCCAGGTGGCCAGCTCCTCCACGTTGGGGATGGTGGCCGAGAGCCCCAGCAGCCGCATGTGGGGCGGCATGAAGATGAGGGACTCCTCCCACACGCTGCCCCGCTCGGGGTCGTCGATGTAGTGGATCTCGTCGAAGATGCAGTACGACACGTCCTCCACCCGGGCCGGGTCCTGGTGGAGGAGGTTGCGGAAGACCTCGGTGGTCATGATGAGGATCGGCGCCTCGGGGTTGACCACCACGTCGCCCGTCAGGATGCCCACGGACTCCTCGCCCAGCAGCCGCTTGAACTCCTTGAACTTCTGGTTGCTCAGGGCCTTGATGGGCGCGGTGTAGACGACGCGCCGGCCCTGCCGGTGCATCCGCTCGATGAGGTAGTCCGCGATGAGGGTCTTGCCCGTCCCCGTAGGGGCGGCCACCAGCACCGAGTCGCCCCGGTCGATGTGGGCGATGGCTTCCTGCTGGAAGGGATCCAGCGCGAACCCCCGGTAGGTCGTGGGCTCCATGAGCGGCTGGGCCAAGCGCCTCTCCTTGCCCCCCGTCACGACGGCGCCTCGCCTTCGGCCACGTCCCCCGCCCGATGGGCGATGCGGGCGCACGCTGCGGCCACCAGCCCTGCCATCAGGTCGTCCAGGAAGGTGTGGACCCGCTCCGGCCCCGTTCGAAAGGCCGAGAAGAAGGCCGGCCGTTCGTGCACCAGGAAGCCGAAGTTGCTCATACCGATGCTGCCGTAGGCGTTGACGATGGAGAGGGCGAGACCCTTGTCCACGCCGTAGAGCACCGGGTCCTCCCGCACGATGCTGCCCAGGGGCTCGTCCAGACGCCCCGCCTCGGCCATGCGGTCCAGGGTGACCCCGGTGATCACCGCGTACTGCACCTCCCGCTTGGCGAGCACCGCGTGCAGGTGGGCGCGGGCCTCCTCCAGGGT comes from the Limnochorda pilosa genome and includes:
- a CDS encoding phosphatidylglycerophosphatase A; translated protein: MGQADVQQMLDMLGSRGADPEAMARLVHDLQRPYIPDLTLEEARAHLHAVLAKREVQYAVITGVTLDRMAEAGRLDEPLGSIVREDPVLYGVDKGLALSIVNAYGSIGMSNFGFLVHERPAFFSAFRTGPERVHTFLDDLMAGLVAAACARIAHRAGDVAEGEAPS
- a CDS encoding DEAD/DEAH box helicase is translated as MTGGKERRLAQPLMEPTTYRGFALDPFQQEAIAHIDRGDSVLVAAPTGTGKTLIADYLIERMHRQGRRVVYTAPIKALSNQKFKEFKRLLGEESVGILTGDVVVNPEAPILIMTTEVFRNLLHQDPARVEDVSYCIFDEIHYIDDPERGSVWEESLIFMPPHMRLLGLSATIPNVEELATWTSQVHGHPVRVVYQGERAVPLEHHLFERSLGFTTRDTLERRYRRYLHRAGLKFSDRARLPFRFEPTTHLDLLENLPPGLFPVLFFTFSRRKCELNALELARTGKAYLGPGEQQEVDDVIQEALETRVPSDGTRKGSVGAQRLRSMRTLLLKGIAYHHAGLLPVVKDVVEELFERRLIRVLYCTETFAVGINFPCRSVCFDSYSKWDGRSFRSLLNREYFQMAGRAGRRGIDAQGDVVTLVDFNYYVPQELPSMDEKDVEAIRSRFALSYNTVLNLVEGYDQDEVARILSKSFATFQAGQERREHEARLRQLEAERLRIQGCAYMETDRCPITLMERVAALEEKRREVASRLAQGKHRGVKRLRKEIREEEAALQALGVAGCPTSVVDRCRDLLPAYRRLGKRVDQLRERLAHLPSPERFLESYRQKRALLEALDYVRDGQLTARGFFASKINIQELLVTELHFDGWLHELEPDALNALAVSIDYEPRRTERRLRHHVFETARVEATVQFLQEMERSFGQEPTVRFHDYLALLAYHWSAGETFAEILRRGDFDEGDVVYAFRRAIDLLRQVRHAVRDDPYLSTKLQTCIDRMDRDEVAVVL